In the Flavobacterium sp. J372 genome, one interval contains:
- the rsfS gene encoding ribosome silencing factor, which produces MAKKNISNDDLLANIIKGIEEVKGNDIDILDLRAIDNTVCDYFVICNGTSNTQVNAIVHSIQKIVSKELKDKPWHVEGTENGEWVLMDYVNIVVHVFQKHIREYYNIESLWGDARITSIGNNY; this is translated from the coding sequence ATGGCGAAAAAGAATATAAGCAACGATGATTTACTTGCAAACATCATCAAAGGAATTGAAGAAGTAAAAGGGAATGATATAGATATTCTTGATTTAAGGGCGATAGACAACACCGTGTGCGACTATTTTGTAATATGCAACGGTACTTCAAATACTCAGGTGAACGCAATTGTTCATTCTATCCAAAAAATAGTTTCAAAAGAGCTTAAAGACAAGCCGTGGCATGTAGAAGGTACAGAAAACGGCGAGTGGGTTTTAATGGATTACGTGAACATAGTAGTACATGTTTTCCAAAAGCATATCCGCGAATACTACAATATTGAAAGCCTTTGGGGCGACGCCCGTATCACTTCAATCGGGAACAATTATTAA
- the ftsH gene encoding ATP-dependent zinc metalloprotease FtsH, with translation MSKDNNKPNKGKVSPWLIYGGILLIFLAINFVAGGSTWNDPKPTSLAKFYTYLDKGEVQRVVYGNSTAEVYLKETALADKTHKNVQKDLLGNKNKGPHYIVNIGDKNELFVSKLDKAQQEGKLTDYSNEPDSEWGNILMTFLPFVLIIGIWIFMMRRMSGGAGGGPGGQIFNIGKSKAKLFDEKNDIKVTFKDVAGLEGAKEEIQEIVEFLKNPEKYTNIGGKIPKGALLVGPPGTGKTLLAKAVAGEAKVPFFSLSGSDFVEMFVGVGASRVRDLFKQAKEKSPAIIFIDEIDAVGRARGKNNFSGSNDERENTLNQLLTEMDGFGTNTNVIVLAATNRADVLDKALMRAGRFDRQIYVDLPDIRERKEIFEVHLKPLKKSEDLDTDFLAKQTPGFSGADIANVCNEAALIAARKDKQSVDKQDFLDAVDRIVGGLEKKNKIVSAEEKRAIAIHEAGHATISWMLEHAAPLVKVTIVPRGQSLGAAWYLPEERLIVRPDQMLDEMCATMGGRAAEKVTFNRISTGALSDLEKVTKQARAMVTIYGLNDKLGNITYYDSTGQSDYGFSKPYSEETARIIDEEISTLIEQQYQRAIAILEENKDKLNKLADILIEKEVIFKDDLEDIFGKRPHEKSDFEVITEA, from the coding sequence ATGTCAAAAGATAACAATAAACCAAATAAAGGAAAGGTAAGCCCATGGCTTATCTATGGCGGTATACTGCTCATTTTCCTTGCTATAAATTTTGTTGCCGGCGGTTCAACATGGAATGACCCTAAACCTACTTCACTGGCAAAGTTTTATACTTATCTTGATAAAGGTGAGGTGCAACGTGTTGTGTATGGTAATTCTACTGCCGAAGTTTACCTTAAAGAAACCGCGTTAGCTGATAAAACACACAAAAATGTACAGAAAGACCTATTAGGAAACAAAAACAAAGGGCCTCATTATATTGTAAATATTGGCGATAAAAATGAGCTTTTTGTAAGCAAACTGGACAAAGCACAGCAGGAGGGTAAACTTACTGACTATTCTAATGAACCTGATAGTGAATGGGGTAATATTTTGATGACGTTCCTGCCATTTGTGCTCATAATAGGTATCTGGATTTTCATGATGCGCAGGATGTCGGGAGGTGCCGGTGGCGGTCCTGGCGGGCAAATTTTCAATATAGGTAAATCTAAAGCGAAGTTGTTTGACGAAAAGAACGATATCAAAGTAACATTTAAAGATGTTGCCGGCCTTGAAGGCGCTAAGGAAGAGATACAGGAAATTGTTGAATTCCTGAAAAACCCGGAGAAATATACCAACATAGGTGGTAAAATACCTAAAGGTGCATTGCTTGTAGGCCCTCCGGGTACAGGTAAGACATTGCTAGCAAAAGCTGTGGCAGGCGAAGCAAAAGTACCTTTCTTCTCACTGTCGGGTTCTGATTTCGTGGAGATGTTTGTAGGTGTGGGTGCTTCGCGTGTGCGAGACCTCTTTAAGCAGGCAAAGGAGAAATCTCCGGCTATCATTTTCATCGATGAGATTGATGCAGTAGGCCGTGCCCGTGGTAAAAATAACTTTTCAGGCTCTAATGATGAGCGCGAAAATACCCTGAACCAGCTACTTACAGAAATGGATGGTTTCGGCACAAATACAAATGTTATTGTACTAGCCGCTACCAACCGTGCCGATGTGCTTGATAAGGCCCTGATGCGTGCGGGACGTTTTGACAGGCAGATATATGTAGACCTTCCGGACATCAGGGAACGTAAAGAAATATTTGAAGTACACCTTAAGCCGCTTAAGAAATCGGAAGACCTTGATACCGATTTTCTTGCCAAGCAAACACCGGGCTTTAGCGGGGCAGATATTGCCAACGTATGTAACGAAGCCGCGCTTATAGCCGCGAGGAAAGACAAGCAATCTGTAGATAAACAAGACTTCCTTGACGCTGTTGACAGGATTGTGGGTGGCCTTGAGAAGAAAAACAAGATAGTTTCTGCTGAAGAAAAACGTGCCATTGCTATACATGAGGCAGGACACGCTACTATAAGCTGGATGCTTGAACATGCTGCACCGCTTGTTAAAGTGACAATTGTGCCACGCGGGCAGAGCCTTGGCGCTGCATGGTATTTACCGGAAGAGAGGCTTATAGTGCGCCCTGACCAGATGCTCGATGAAATGTGTGCCACAATGGGTGGCCGTGCTGCCGAGAAGGTTACATTTAACCGTATATCAACCGGCGCGTTGAGCGACCTTGAAAAGGTTACTAAACAAGCCAGGGCAATGGTTACCATTTATGGCCTTAATGACAAGCTTGGCAACATTACTTACTATGACAGTACCGGCCAGAGCGATTATGGTTTTTCTAAGCCGTATAGCGAAGAAACTGCCCGGATAATTGACGAGGAAATATCAACGCTTATTGAGCAACAGTACCAACGCGCCATAGCAATACTTGAAGAGAACAAGGATAAGCTGAACAAACTGGCAGACATTCTTATTGAAAAAGAAGTCATCTTTAAAGATGACCTTGAAGATATATTTGGTAAACGCCCTCACGAAAAATCAGATTTTGAGGTAATTACAGAAGCGTAA